A portion of the Adhaeribacter radiodurans genome contains these proteins:
- a CDS encoding chorismate-binding protein yields MNLEGDYKVILKALFATAIRFQLPVAVWRLPGSNSEIKLCVSLRPAQTSCEVPQLESGTSGFAFYPFQVSEKYPAQFIKADITYSSLLAKLKFNFKLNENPDYVALVQRLQDYFAKIKESASANNWHVSRKVKPHQTPECEFKQLVEEGIKAIEAGLMEKVVLSRVRVTELSAGFDVVDTFIKLQETYPNAFTSLVSIPDTGTWMGASPEILVQVSSNKIFKTVALAGTQPLTPGSNPAKAMWQQKEIEEQSMVERYILNCFKSIRLREYQETGPRTVVAGNLMHLRTDFTVNMNEETFPTLGTQMLQLLHPTSAVCGMPKEPATAFILQKERYDRAYFSGFLGPVNINGESNIYVNLRCTQFLEQVALTYAGAGITTESEPDKEWMETRMKMDTMRQVFRIQPS; encoded by the coding sequence GTGAACTTAGAAGGCGATTACAAAGTCATATTAAAAGCTTTATTTGCAACAGCTATCCGGTTTCAGTTACCTGTAGCGGTTTGGCGTTTACCCGGCAGCAATAGCGAAATTAAATTATGCGTTTCTTTACGCCCTGCCCAAACTTCTTGCGAAGTACCCCAGCTCGAATCAGGCACTTCAGGTTTTGCTTTTTATCCTTTTCAGGTTTCCGAAAAATATCCGGCGCAATTTATAAAAGCAGATATTACGTACAGCAGTTTATTGGCGAAGTTAAAGTTTAACTTTAAGTTAAACGAAAATCCGGATTATGTAGCCTTGGTGCAACGATTGCAAGATTACTTTGCTAAAATTAAAGAAAGTGCTTCAGCGAATAACTGGCATGTTAGTCGGAAAGTGAAGCCGCATCAAACCCCCGAATGCGAGTTTAAGCAATTAGTGGAAGAAGGAATTAAGGCTATTGAAGCCGGCTTAATGGAAAAAGTGGTGTTATCGCGGGTTCGGGTCACTGAGCTTTCTGCCGGATTTGACGTGGTAGATACTTTTATTAAGTTGCAGGAAACTTACCCAAATGCTTTTACTTCCCTGGTTTCTATTCCGGATACTGGTACCTGGATGGGCGCTTCGCCGGAAATATTGGTGCAGGTTTCCTCCAATAAAATTTTTAAAACCGTAGCCTTGGCTGGTACGCAACCCTTAACGCCGGGTAGTAATCCGGCCAAGGCCATGTGGCAGCAAAAAGAAATTGAAGAGCAATCTATGGTGGAGCGCTATATTCTTAATTGTTTTAAAAGCATTCGCCTCCGGGAGTACCAGGAAACAGGTCCGCGCACGGTAGTAGCAGGTAATTTAATGCACTTGCGTACCGATTTTACCGTGAATATGAATGAGGAAACTTTTCCAACTTTAGGTACTCAAATGTTACAGCTTCTTCATCCAACCTCGGCCGTTTGCGGCATGCCCAAAGAACCCGCCACTGCTTTTATTCTGCAAAAAGAAAGGTATGATCGGGCGTATTTTAGCGGTTTTCTTGGTCCGGTAAATATTAACGGCGAATCTAATATTTACGTAAACCTGCGTTGCACCCAATTTTTAGAGCAAGTAGCGCTTACATATGCCGGAGCCGGTATTACCACGGAGTCGGAACCCGATAAAGAATGGATGGAAACCCGTATGAAAATGGACACCATGCGGCAAGTTTTCCGTATTCAACCCTCATGA
- a CDS encoding hotdog fold thioesterase, translating into MKKADYTLEILNSWNQNTLGGHLGMEFTEIGEDYLCGKMPVDHRTHQPMGLLHGGASAALAETLGSVAGLMQVDSEKQACVGIEINANHLKSVRNGFVYGKAAAVHIGKKTHVWDIRITNNNGDLVCVSRLTLAVLDRANG; encoded by the coding sequence ATGAAAAAAGCTGATTATACGCTCGAAATATTGAATAGTTGGAACCAGAATACCTTAGGCGGACACCTGGGTATGGAGTTTACCGAAATTGGGGAAGATTATTTATGCGGCAAAATGCCCGTAGACCATCGCACGCATCAACCAATGGGTCTTTTACACGGGGGAGCTTCTGCTGCTCTGGCCGAAACGTTGGGTAGTGTGGCCGGTTTAATGCAAGTAGATTCGGAGAAACAAGCTTGTGTTGGTATTGAAATAAATGCGAATCATTTAAAAAGTGTGCGGAATGGATTTGTTTACGGCAAAGCTGCTGCCGTGCATATAGGCAAAAAAACGCATGTTTGGGATATTCGCATTACTAATAACAACGGCGATTTAGTTTGTGTGAGCCGTTTAACTTTGGCCGTTTTAGACCGGGCGAATGGATAA